In a single window of the Pseudodesulfovibrio profundus genome:
- a CDS encoding Ppx/GppA phosphatase family protein yields MFHRVVFFTCLLGALIVSSSGLAEQRRIVRRAAFDIGSAVIKCTVADVDVLVGEITKVVYEDARKVDFAEDMARSYDGNYSRETLEEGMVALEAMKKAALGVGAMHFSAVGGSAFREAKNGRAFFAIIEEELGIQCRILSKEQASLISYHSVRESTKSRDDELLVWDIGGGLQTMTTRRDDGGMLFFSDQMASVPFKNAVISIIQGKNANRFSSPNPISEEEAQRALQFVKTHANLNMPSDLVNRIQSGTQRIVGIGGVHFYAIPELLGQRLPYYTRSQVHEALAQWTAKDDSDFKSAFAPSRLTNLILVLGYMEALDITRVYPLKVNMTQGVLVSPELW; encoded by the coding sequence ATGTTTCATCGAGTGGTTTTCTTTACGTGCCTGCTGGGCGCTCTGATCGTCAGCAGTTCCGGACTGGCCGAGCAAAGGCGTATTGTTCGGCGGGCTGCTTTTGACATTGGTTCAGCCGTCATCAAATGTACAGTGGCTGATGTGGATGTTCTGGTGGGTGAGATCACCAAGGTGGTCTACGAAGATGCCCGGAAGGTCGACTTCGCTGAAGACATGGCCCGTTCCTACGATGGGAACTACAGTAGGGAGACCCTCGAAGAGGGCATGGTCGCGCTGGAAGCCATGAAGAAGGCGGCGCTTGGGGTTGGAGCCATGCATTTTTCTGCAGTGGGCGGTTCTGCATTCCGCGAAGCCAAGAACGGGCGAGCATTCTTTGCCATCATTGAGGAAGAACTGGGTATCCAGTGCCGTATTCTCTCGAAGGAACAGGCATCACTGATCAGTTACCACTCGGTTCGCGAATCCACCAAAAGCAGGGATGACGAACTGCTGGTCTGGGATATCGGCGGCGGATTGCAAACCATGACCACCCGCAGAGATGATGGCGGTATGTTGTTCTTCTCCGACCAAATGGCGTCGGTTCCCTTCAAAAACGCCGTCATCAGCATCATTCAGGGCAAAAATGCCAACCGTTTTTCCTCTCCCAACCCCATAAGCGAAGAAGAAGCGCAGCGCGCCTTGCAGTTTGTCAAAACGCACGCAAACCTGAACATGCCATCAGATTTGGTCAACCGGATACAGTCCGGCACACAGCGCATTGTCGGCATTGGTGGCGTGCATTTTTATGCCATCCCCGAATTGTTGGGACAACGGCTTCCATACTATACGCGCTCGCAGGTGCATGAAGCCCTTGCCCAGTGGACAGCAAAGGACGACAGTGATTTCAAGAGCGCCTTTGCCCCGAGCCGACTGACCAATCTCATTTTGGTGTTGGGCTACATGGAGGCGCTCGACATCACCAGAGTATACCCTCTCAAGGTCAACATGACGCAGGGCGTACTCGTTTCCCCTGAGCTATGGTGA
- a CDS encoding FAD-binding and (Fe-S)-binding domain-containing protein, producing MAQLGPHISISDEQLISRALGVVDMEQYQHWPEGVKMLASNLAAELFMVRYNPFIDPDLVRKSVDRRLNMSKPMLDREFATILSNGIDLFWERFDAEQSFRDELVEQLKIFMPESGIGDAPNLRIESATDATDLRMELPLLVLFPETEAQIRGIVRLANELGFGIIPRGGGTGATGGAIPATERNVILSLSRFKKILDVDAQDKTITVQAGVITLDAIKAAAEKDLLLTVDPASKAGSSLGGNISENAGGPFAFEYGTTIDNILHYRMVTPTGDLIEVRRKDHPRHKIYETDTAVFEIFDENGRQIDTVSLGGNDIRGEKLGKDVSNKYLGGLPGVQKEGVDGIITEASFICYPRLTHSRVLCLEFYGRSMINAMYVIKDVVGLRDKIRDEGDLVKISALEEFGPKYVQAIEYQAKSTQYEGDPISVLILQLDSDDQEALDAASQTIVALAQPYEGVDIFSARDEKEAELFWEDRHKLSAIAKRTSGFKINEDVVIPMDVIPDFSDFLEDLNLIYLAKIYKTTLEKIVAIEAVNNEDPDIAEAFERVRAILDGEITSKDFSDTEQEAQCRFLFLKLRDTYPKADREIKALWQDMQLKRIVIANHMHAGDGNCHVNLPVNSNDQEMLASAHEAADEVMTKVLEMGGEVSGEHGIGITKIAFLGEEKIKALVDYKKIVDPKNVFNPGKLTQRQLPSKPFTFSFNRLINDIDATELKDRQALMALLKNIQTCTRCGKCKQVCPMYHPVKGMMFHPRNKNISLGALIEGIYYSQIQTGEPAPELMDQLRDLMDHCTACGKCQAICPVKIDSAGSALSMRSFLDSKGKSGHPIKQIILKNLAKNPAGSVPVTAKLLSVGQSVQDKTLGMIPARWLSRVESPMFKHRSPSVDFKNLSEELNLESGSIFKNPRAKRDETVLYFPGCGASLFSRSIGMASVYLLLKSGVNVVLPDHHMCCGYPLLASGCEEAYKTNRHRNIQEFLDLLVKTGKAGLKATTLLTACGTCRESLGTYDFSGELADPLAHMDVMQFLMDRMPSLRQTEPIVYHSACHAEWVDAPKLKAAEMYRSGLAKITNTDVALSPGCCGESGLGALTSPGIYNQLRGRKQDQLQSDLAGNSEKPIVVGCPSCKVGIKRSMLQLKRNNRVMHTAEYLAECVGGKKWTKELKELLQSVERKGNA from the coding sequence ATGGCCCAGTTAGGACCCCATATATCCATTTCCGACGAACAATTGATTTCGCGCGCCCTTGGCGTGGTTGACATGGAACAGTACCAGCACTGGCCTGAGGGCGTGAAGATGCTCGCATCCAATCTCGCCGCAGAGCTGTTCATGGTCCGTTACAACCCGTTCATCGACCCTGACCTTGTGCGCAAGTCCGTGGACCGACGCCTCAACATGTCCAAACCGATGCTCGACAGGGAGTTTGCCACCATCCTGTCCAACGGTATCGATCTTTTCTGGGAACGGTTTGACGCCGAACAGTCTTTCCGCGACGAACTCGTGGAACAACTGAAAATTTTCATGCCCGAGAGCGGCATTGGCGACGCACCGAACCTGCGCATCGAATCAGCCACAGACGCCACCGACCTGCGTATGGAACTGCCGCTGCTGGTTCTTTTCCCCGAGACCGAAGCCCAGATCAGAGGCATCGTCCGACTGGCCAATGAGCTTGGATTCGGCATCATCCCCCGCGGTGGCGGAACCGGTGCGACCGGCGGTGCCATTCCGGCCACAGAGCGCAACGTCATTCTGTCGCTGTCCCGCTTCAAAAAGATTCTCGACGTCGATGCACAGGACAAAACCATCACGGTCCAGGCCGGTGTCATCACGTTGGACGCCATCAAGGCCGCGGCAGAGAAAGACCTGCTGTTGACCGTGGACCCTGCTTCCAAGGCCGGTTCTTCGCTGGGTGGTAACATTTCGGAAAACGCTGGTGGCCCGTTCGCCTTTGAGTACGGCACTACCATCGACAATATCCTGCACTACCGCATGGTCACCCCCACTGGCGACCTGATCGAGGTACGCCGCAAGGATCATCCTCGTCACAAAATCTACGAAACGGATACCGCTGTATTCGAGATATTCGACGAGAACGGTCGTCAGATCGACACCGTCAGCCTGGGCGGCAACGACATCCGTGGCGAAAAGCTGGGCAAAGACGTTTCCAACAAGTACCTGGGCGGCCTGCCCGGTGTGCAGAAGGAAGGCGTTGATGGTATCATCACCGAAGCCAGCTTCATCTGCTACCCCCGCCTCACACACTCCCGCGTCCTGTGCCTCGAATTCTACGGCCGATCCATGATCAACGCCATGTACGTCATCAAGGACGTGGTCGGTCTGCGCGACAAGATTCGCGACGAGGGTGATCTGGTCAAGATTTCCGCTCTCGAAGAATTCGGCCCCAAGTATGTACAGGCCATCGAGTATCAAGCCAAATCCACGCAGTACGAAGGCGACCCGATTTCCGTCCTTATCCTGCAACTGGATTCCGACGATCAGGAAGCACTGGATGCGGCAAGTCAGACCATTGTCGCCCTGGCCCAGCCGTATGAGGGTGTGGATATTTTCAGCGCCCGCGACGAGAAGGAAGCCGAGTTGTTCTGGGAAGACCGCCACAAGCTGTCGGCCATTGCCAAGCGCACTTCCGGCTTCAAGATCAACGAGGACGTCGTCATCCCCATGGATGTCATTCCGGATTTCTCCGACTTCCTCGAAGACCTGAACCTGATCTACCTGGCAAAAATCTACAAGACCACGCTGGAAAAGATCGTGGCCATTGAAGCGGTCAACAACGAAGACCCGGATATAGCCGAGGCCTTTGAGCGTGTGCGCGCCATTCTTGACGGCGAGATCACATCCAAGGATTTCTCCGACACCGAGCAGGAAGCCCAGTGTCGGTTCCTGTTCCTCAAGCTGCGCGACACCTATCCGAAGGCAGATCGTGAAATCAAGGCGTTGTGGCAGGACATGCAGCTCAAGCGCATCGTCATCGCCAACCACATGCATGCCGGTGACGGCAACTGTCACGTTAACCTGCCCGTCAACTCCAACGACCAGGAAATGCTCGCCTCGGCCCACGAAGCCGCGGATGAAGTCATGACCAAGGTTCTCGAGATGGGCGGTGAGGTTTCGGGTGAGCACGGCATCGGTATCACCAAGATCGCGTTCCTCGGCGAGGAAAAGATCAAGGCGCTGGTGGACTACAAGAAGATCGTGGACCCGAAGAACGTCTTCAACCCCGGCAAGCTGACCCAGCGCCAGTTGCCCAGCAAGCCGTTCACTTTCTCCTTCAACCGACTCATCAACGACATCGACGCTACGGAGTTGAAGGATCGGCAGGCGCTCATGGCCCTGCTCAAGAACATCCAGACCTGCACCCGCTGCGGCAAGTGCAAACAGGTCTGCCCCATGTACCATCCGGTCAAGGGAATGATGTTCCACCCGCGCAACAAGAACATCTCCCTCGGTGCGCTCATCGAGGGTATCTACTACTCGCAGATCCAGACCGGTGAGCCTGCTCCCGAGCTGATGGATCAGTTGCGCGATCTCATGGACCACTGCACGGCGTGCGGCAAGTGTCAGGCGATCTGCCCGGTCAAGATCGACTCTGCGGGGTCCGCGCTTTCCATGCGTTCGTTCCTGGACAGCAAAGGCAAGTCGGGTCATCCGATCAAGCAGATCATTTTAAAAAACCTGGCCAAGAATCCGGCTGGCAGCGTCCCGGTAACTGCCAAACTGCTGTCTGTTGGTCAATCGGTGCAGGACAAGACGCTGGGCATGATCCCGGCGCGCTGGCTGTCTCGGGTCGAATCCCCGATGTTCAAGCATCGCAGCCCTTCCGTTGATTTCAAGAACCTTTCGGAAGAACTGAATCTCGAATCCGGTTCCATTTTCAAGAACCCCCGTGCCAAGCGGGACGAGACCGTCCTGTACTTCCCCGGTTGCGGAGCATCGCTTTTCTCCCGGTCCATCGGCATGGCCTCGGTTTACCTGCTGCTCAAGTCAGGGGTGAACGTAGTGCTGCCCGATCACCACATGTGCTGCGGGTATCCCCTGCTCGCCAGTGGTTGCGAAGAGGCGTACAAGACGAACCGTCACCGCAACATTCAGGAATTCCTCGACCTGCTGGTCAAAACCGGTAAGGCCGGCCTGAAGGCAACGACCCTGCTCACGGCCTGTGGAACCTGTCGCGAATCCCTGGGAACCTATGATTTCTCGGGCGAGCTGGCCGATCCGCTTGCGCATATGGATGTCATGCAGTTCCTCATGGATCGCATGCCCTCTCTGCGCCAGACCGAACCCATCGTGTACCACTCTGCCTGCCATGCTGAATGGGTGGATGCGCCCAAGCTCAAGGCAGCGGAGATGTACCGCTCCGGTTTGGCAAAGATCACCAACACTGATGTTGCTCTCTCCCCAGGTTGCTGCGGCGAATCCGGCCTCGGAGCACTGACGTCACCCGGCATCTACAATCAGTTGCGCGGCCGGAAGCAGGATCAGTTGCAATCCGATCTTGCCGGTAACAGCGAGAAGCCGATCGTGGTTGGTTGCCCGTCATGTAAAGTCGGCATCAAGCGCTCCATGCTCCAACTGAAACGGAACAACCGCGTCATGCACACAGCCGAATATCTGGCCGAATGCGTGGGCGGCAAGAAGTGGACAAAAGAACTCAAAGAGCTTTTGCAATCAGTTGAACGCAAAGGCAACGCCTAG
- the lepB gene encoding signal peptidase I has translation MEDTITKPRTPWIAAAISFLATGLGQLYNGQWQKALLFFAAELLAGVGILLNMGTFQSMLLGISALLIINIAFAAEAYIAARKLYDYTLKPVNKMWVYVVFLVVTAAISGSLDSFLKDKSYETFKIPSSSMLDTLRPGDHLMAERLAIGEPIERGDIVIFTTPDSDKNFIKRVVALPGETIEIADKTVFINGRELEEPYAQFTKDDYEADRDTLTSRQLEDDQFFLMGDNRDESYDSRFVGAIPRKAIIGRALYIYFPGGKEERGWFSRFGIPVQ, from the coding sequence ATGGAAGACACCATCACCAAACCCCGCACCCCCTGGATCGCCGCCGCCATCAGCTTCCTCGCCACCGGACTGGGCCAACTTTACAACGGGCAATGGCAAAAAGCGCTGCTGTTTTTCGCTGCCGAATTGCTCGCGGGAGTCGGTATCCTGCTGAACATGGGGACCTTTCAGTCCATGCTGCTCGGCATCAGCGCATTGCTTATCATCAACATCGCATTTGCAGCCGAAGCGTACATCGCAGCCCGCAAGCTGTATGACTACACGCTCAAACCCGTAAACAAAATGTGGGTCTATGTGGTTTTTCTTGTGGTGACGGCGGCCATCAGCGGTTCGCTCGATTCCTTCCTTAAAGACAAATCCTACGAGACCTTCAAGATCCCCTCCTCGTCAATGCTCGACACATTGCGACCGGGCGACCACCTCATGGCCGAACGTCTGGCTATTGGAGAGCCGATCGAACGCGGGGACATTGTCATATTCACAACCCCCGACTCTGATAAGAACTTCATCAAGCGAGTGGTAGCGCTCCCGGGTGAGACCATCGAAATCGCCGACAAGACAGTGTTCATCAACGGAAGGGAACTGGAAGAACCGTATGCCCAGTTCACCAAGGATGACTATGAGGCCGACCGTGATACTTTGACATCACGCCAACTCGAAGACGATCAGTTTTTCCTGATGGGAGACAACCGCGACGAATCGTACGATTCTCGTTTTGTTGGAGCAATACCACGCAAAGCCATCATCGGCAGAGCGTTGTACATCTATTTCCCGGGAGGAAAAGAGGAACGGGGCTGGTTCAGCCGATTCGGCATTCCTGTCCAGTAA
- a CDS encoding pyridoxal-phosphate-dependent aminotransferase family protein — MTKPNFAQLKLFITGPTYIRQDVKEAALLPEFGHRDAENELRFGPIRENLRKLSGCGDMYEPVLFLGSGSSAMEASIRSLVADDETLLNVSVGAFGDHYYNIAVANGKNAENLKFEYGQPIDLEKLEERLDSLRPAVVSFTHNETSTGVMNDMKAVCALIRKYDALPMVDGVSIFGGTDLDLVNSGAAIYVTATQKSLALPAGFGIGFVSKEAEEKAERVTNKGHATDITRQLVPARKNQTLTTPNCTLANQMYVQLDRIVNEEGVQNRFDRHLQMRGMVEKWVDGLDGFEMFAPEGYRSPTVSTVVCPEGVTQAQLKLGIKEAMRAHGYLMDPGYGKLNAALEQSGCRQIIRIGHMGDIQPEMLEEYLAVLEGELKKLV, encoded by the coding sequence ATGACGAAGCCGAATTTCGCCCAATTGAAACTCTTCATTACCGGACCTACATATATCCGACAGGACGTCAAAGAGGCCGCTCTGTTACCTGAATTCGGCCATCGCGATGCGGAAAACGAACTTCGCTTCGGCCCCATTCGCGAGAATCTGCGCAAGTTGTCCGGCTGCGGTGACATGTACGAGCCAGTGTTGTTCCTCGGTTCCGGTTCATCCGCCATGGAAGCTTCGATACGTTCCCTCGTTGCGGACGATGAAACACTGCTCAACGTGTCTGTGGGCGCTTTCGGCGATCATTACTACAATATTGCCGTTGCCAACGGGAAAAACGCCGAGAATCTCAAGTTCGAGTACGGGCAGCCCATTGATCTGGAAAAGCTGGAGGAGCGACTGGACAGCCTGCGACCTGCTGTTGTTTCCTTCACGCACAACGAGACTTCCACAGGCGTGATGAACGACATGAAAGCGGTTTGTGCGCTCATTAGAAAATATGACGCCCTGCCCATGGTGGATGGTGTATCGATTTTTGGCGGGACCGACCTTGATCTCGTCAACTCCGGCGCGGCCATTTATGTTACCGCCACTCAGAAATCACTGGCCCTGCCTGCCGGTTTCGGCATTGGCTTTGTCTCCAAGGAAGCTGAAGAGAAAGCCGAACGGGTTACCAACAAGGGACACGCGACCGATATCACCAGACAGTTGGTCCCTGCCCGTAAGAATCAGACACTGACCACCCCCAACTGCACCCTCGCCAATCAGATGTACGTGCAGCTCGACCGTATCGTGAACGAGGAAGGTGTACAGAACCGGTTCGACCGCCATCTGCAGATGCGCGGCATGGTGGAAAAGTGGGTGGATGGCCTCGACGGTTTTGAAATGTTCGCTCCCGAAGGCTACCGTTCTCCCACGGTGTCGACTGTGGTGTGCCCGGAAGGAGTTACCCAGGCACAGCTCAAGCTGGGGATCAAGGAAGCCATGCGCGCTCATGGATATTTGATGGACCCGGGCTATGGCAAGCTCAACGCTGCCTTGGAACAATCCGGTTGTCGCCAGATCATTCGGATCGGACACATGGGTGACATCCAGCCGGAAATGCTTGAAGAGTATCTTGCGGTTTTGGAAGGAGAGCTGAAAAAGCTCGTGTAG